The Christiangramia forsetii KT0803 DNA segment ACTTTGCCTCCACAATTTGAAGCTGTTATATGAAAATAATTATCGCCGGAGCAGGTGAAGTAGGATTTCATTTAGCTAAATTACTTTCCTTTGAATCTCAGGATATCACGCTAATTGACCCCAATAGAGACAATCTTGCTTATGCAGATACTCATTTGGATATTAGAACTATAAAAGGTGATGCGAGTTCTATTAAAATTCTCAAAGATGCTCAGGTAAAACGTACTGATATGGTGATTAGTGTTACCTCAAGTGAGGCTACTAATATTACCGTTTGTGTGTTGGCTAAACAGCTAGGAGCAAAAAGAACAATTGCCAGAATTTCTAATACAGAATTCCTTGAAAATCAGGACGAATTAGGCTTTACAAGATTTGGAATAGATGAATTGATTTCGCCGGAAGCTCTTGCTTCTCGAGAAATAGAATTATTGCTGAACCAATCCGCGTTTAATGATAGCTATGAATTTGAAGAAGGAGCTTTAACCATGATAGGAGTAAGTTTGTCCAGAACAGCTACTTTTGTTGGTAAAACTGTTAAAGAAGCAGCAAAAATTTTTCCCGAATTAAACTTTGTGCCAATTGCCATTCAAAGATTTGGAACACAATATACACTCATTCCTAGAGGTGATACTCAGTTCAAGGATGGAGATCAGGTTTATTTTATTACCTTAAAAAATGGTGTTGAGGAGCTTTACAAACTAACGGGTAAAGTAAAACAAGAGATCAAAAACGTAATGGTGTTGGGCGGAAGTAAAATAGGTAGGAAAACCGCCCGTGATTTATGTCGAAATAATTTTAAAGTTAAGCTGGTAGAAAAGGATAGAGATAAAGCTTATGAACTTGCAGATGAACTTCCCGAAACCCTAATCATTAATGGAGATGGCAGGAATGTAGAGTTACTCGAGGAAGAAAACATCTACGACATGGATGCTTTTATCGCTGTGACAGGAAATTCTGAAACAAATATTATGTCCTGTCTGGTGGCGAAATCTAAAAGCGTTAAGAAAACAATTTCTTTGGTTGAGAATATGGATTATTTTCAATTAAGTCATTCAATTGGAATTGATACCTTAATTAATAAAAAGCTATTAGCAGCAAATAATATTTTCCGTTTTGTTAGAAAAGGAGAAGTGGTAGCTATGACCAAATTAAATAACATGAATGCCGAATTGCTGGAATTCATAGTTAAACCAAAATCTCAGGTGAGCAACAAAAAGATCAAAGACCTGGATTTCCCAAGATCAGCGATTATTGGTGGTATAATCAGAGATGGACATGGTCTTATTGCCTTAGGTGATTTTCTAATCAAACCAGGCGATAGGATAGTAGTATGTTGCCTTCCTCGTTCCATCAATAAAGTCGAAAAACTCTTTTTGTAATGCCCAGACTGAATTATAAAATAATTCTTCATGTAATGGGATTATTGCTGCTATGTAATGGCGGCTTTATGCTTTTGGCAACATTAGTAAGTTGGTTTTATCGGGATGGAGTAACCCTCGAAATTTCTACCGCAGCGTTAATAACTTTATTTATAGGTACTCTGTTGATGTTTACTACCAGAGGGCATAGTAAAGAAGTGAAAAAACGGGAAGGTTATATTATTGTAACTTTTGGGTGGATATTTATGGCACTAAGCGGATCTCTTCCCTATTTGATAAGTGAGTCTATACCCGGTTTTACAAATGCTTTTTTCGAAACAATGTCCGGGTATACTACTACCGGTGCTTCTATATTAAATGATATTGAGGCTATTCCCAAGGGAATTTTATTTTGGCGAAGTCTGACTCACTGGATCGGGGGAATGGGGATTATCGTTTTGGCGATCGCTATTCTGCCATTATTGGGAATAGGGGGGATGCAGTTATTTACTGCAGAGTCTCCTGGTCCAAGTGCAGATAAGTTAAAACCCAGGATTACAGATACAGCGAAAAGGCTTTGGCTAATTTATGTGTCTTATACCGTAGCTGAAACAATTTTGTTGTGGGCCGCAGGGATGACATTTTTTGATGCTATAAATCATGCATTTAGTACACTTTCTACGGGAGGTTTTTCCACCAAGAATGCGAGTCTGGCGTACTGGAATGATAATCCTTTAATTCAGTATATCATTATATTATTTATGCTCCTGGCAGGGAGTAATTTTGTTTTAAGTTATTTTGCCTTTAAAGGAAGGATTAGTAAGGTGTTACATGATGATGAATTTAAATGGTATATATATTTTATTGCCGGTTTTACAGCAATTTCCGCACTAATTGTATATTTTCAAGCAGATGTAAGTATCTCTTCTATAGATCATCCTATGGTTTGGGGGGCAGGAGAGAGTGCATTTAGGCATTCTTTATTTCAGGTTTTAACGGTGATTACTACTACAGGATTTGTCTCTGCCGATTATACTATGTGGACGCCATTTTTAACAATATTATACTTCGGACTATTTTTTCTAGGCGGTTCTGCCGGTTCAACTGCCGGAGGTGTGAAAGTGATGCGTCATATCATTATGATTAAAAATGGGATTATAGAATTTAAGCGAACGCTTCATCCAAATGCAATATTACCGGTAAGATTTAACGGAAAATCTATTAGCAAAGAAATTGTATTTAATATTCTGGGATTCTTTATTCTTTATATGCTGTCTTTTATTATAGGTGCGGTAGTTCTTGCTTCTTTAGGTTTAGATTTTGAAACAGCCATTGGTGGAGCGGCTTCTTCTCTGGGTAATATTGGTCCGGCATTTGGCGGATTAAGCCCAGTTAATAATTTTGACATGCTTCCGGATTTTGGGAAATGGTGGACTGCGTTCTTAATGCTTATAGGAAGATTGGAATTGTTTACTGTTCTAATAATTCTTACTCCTTTTTTCTGGAGAAATAGATAAAAAAAACCGGTGTAAACCGGTTTTTAATTTCAATTCTATAGATAAAAAATCAATAACTTATTAGCTAAGCGCTTTTTTGATTCTGGATAAAGCTTCTTTAATTTGATCTTCACTAGCGGCATAAGAAATTCTTATACATTCAGGACTGCCAAATGCATCTCCCGTTACAGTGGCAACATTCGCTTCTTCAAGGAGAAAAAGACTAAAATCGGTTGCATTTGAAATTTTATGTCCCTTGATCGTTTTTCCGAAGAAAGAAGAAACGTTTGGAAAGACATAAAAAGCACCTTCAGGCTCTGTGGTTACAAAACCTTTTATTTCATTTAGTAAATCAATGATCAGTTTTCTTCGGCCTTTAAAAGTATCGATCATATGACTGATCTTACTTACAGGAGCTTCCAAAGCCGTAATTACAGCACGTTGTGCTATACAATTAGCCCCGCTGGTAATTTGTCCCTGCATCTTATTGCAGGCTCTGGCAATATATGACGGCGCACCAATATAGCCGATTCTCCAACCTGTCATGGCGAAAGCTTTTGAAACTCCATTCACGGTGACAGTTCTGTCATACATATCTTCGAATCCGGCCATAGAAGCATGATCTCCTACAAAATTAATATGCTCA contains these protein-coding regions:
- the trkA gene encoding Trk system potassium transporter TrkA; translation: MKIIIAGAGEVGFHLAKLLSFESQDITLIDPNRDNLAYADTHLDIRTIKGDASSIKILKDAQVKRTDMVISVTSSEATNITVCVLAKQLGAKRTIARISNTEFLENQDELGFTRFGIDELISPEALASREIELLLNQSAFNDSYEFEEGALTMIGVSLSRTATFVGKTVKEAAKIFPELNFVPIAIQRFGTQYTLIPRGDTQFKDGDQVYFITLKNGVEELYKLTGKVKQEIKNVMVLGGSKIGRKTARDLCRNNFKVKLVEKDRDKAYELADELPETLIINGDGRNVELLEEENIYDMDAFIAVTGNSETNIMSCLVAKSKSVKKTISLVENMDYFQLSHSIGIDTLINKKLLAANNIFRFVRKGEVVAMTKLNNMNAELLEFIVKPKSQVSNKKIKDLDFPRSAIIGGIIRDGHGLIALGDFLIKPGDRIVVCCLPRSINKVEKLFL
- a CDS encoding TrkH family potassium uptake protein, with the translated sequence MPRLNYKIILHVMGLLLLCNGGFMLLATLVSWFYRDGVTLEISTAALITLFIGTLLMFTTRGHSKEVKKREGYIIVTFGWIFMALSGSLPYLISESIPGFTNAFFETMSGYTTTGASILNDIEAIPKGILFWRSLTHWIGGMGIIVLAIAILPLLGIGGMQLFTAESPGPSADKLKPRITDTAKRLWLIYVSYTVAETILLWAAGMTFFDAINHAFSTLSTGGFSTKNASLAYWNDNPLIQYIIILFMLLAGSNFVLSYFAFKGRISKVLHDDEFKWYIYFIAGFTAISALIVYFQADVSISSIDHPMVWGAGESAFRHSLFQVLTVITTTGFVSADYTMWTPFLTILYFGLFFLGGSAGSTAGGVKVMRHIIMIKNGIIEFKRTLHPNAILPVRFNGKSISKEIVFNILGFFILYMLSFIIGAVVLASLGLDFETAIGGAASSLGNIGPAFGGLSPVNNFDMLPDFGKWWTAFLMLIGRLELFTVLIILTPFFWRNR